In one window of Marinilabiliales bacterium DNA:
- a CDS encoding histidine phosphatase family protein has translation MASTKTLYIGRHAKSSWDFPGRADIDRPLAERGLNNAYEMAGRMKERGDKPARIISSPANRALHTAVIFARELKIPLDYLSVNEDLYMAGEDAILQVVARVDDAIDSLMVFGHNPDFTYLANQFVHSQIYNIPTSGVVRLDFDVKSWEDIHRGKLTGHLFDYPKKK, from the coding sequence ATGGCATCAACAAAAACTCTCTATATAGGCCGGCACGCAAAGTCATCATGGGACTTCCCCGGAAGGGCCGATATAGACCGGCCCCTGGCCGAAAGGGGACTCAACAACGCGTATGAGATGGCCGGGAGAATGAAGGAACGGGGTGACAAGCCGGCGCGGATAATCAGCAGTCCCGCCAACAGGGCCCTGCATACGGCTGTCATATTTGCCCGCGAACTTAAGATACCCCTGGATTACCTGTCAGTTAACGAAGATCTTTATATGGCCGGCGAGGATGCCATTTTACAGGTTGTTGCAAGGGTCGATGATGCAATCGATTCGCTGATGGTGTTCGGGCATAACCCTGATTTTACCTATCTTGCCAACCAGTTTGTGCATAGTCAGATATACAACATACCGACCAGCGGGGTGGTGCGCCTTGATTTTGATGTGAAGTCCTGGGAGGATATCCACAGGGGCAAGCTGACGGGACACCTTTTTGACTATCCCAAAAAGAAGTAG